In Carassius gibelio isolate Cgi1373 ecotype wild population from Czech Republic chromosome B2, carGib1.2-hapl.c, whole genome shotgun sequence, a single genomic region encodes these proteins:
- the chico gene encoding chico isoform X2 — protein MMFPQARHSASSQSTQPLKFTTSDSCDRIKDEFQFLQAQYHSLKMECDKLASEKSEMQRHYIMYYEMSYGLNMEMHKQAEIVKRLNGICAQVLPYLSQEHQQQVLGAIERAKQVTPPEMNSIIRQLQVHQLSQLQGLALPMTPLPLGLTPPTMPAVTSSSGLLSLSSILASHAHLAKEDRSSRDGAEGHREDDADKSN, from the exons ATGATGTTTCCACAAGCCAGGCACTCG GCTTCGTCTCAGTCGACCCAGCCGCTCAAATTCACCACGTCGGACTCTTGTGATCGCATCAAAGATGAGTTTCAGTTCCTGCAGGCACAATATCACAG TCTGAAGATGGAATGTGATAAACTGGCGAGTGAGAAATCTGAAATGCAGCGTCATTACATAATG TATTATGAGATGTCATACGGACTCAACATGGAAATGCACAAACAG GCGGAGATTGTGAAGAGATTGAATGGAATCTGTGCTCAGGTGTTGCCTTACCTGTCTCAAGAG caccaGCAGCAGGTCCTGGGGGCGATTGAGCGAGCCAAACAGGTCACCCCTCCTGAGATGAACTCTATTATTCGA CAGCTTCAGGTTCACCAGCTCTCTCAGCTTCAGGGTTTGGCGTTACCCATGACCCCTCTGCCCCTGGGCTTGACTCCGCCCACCATGCCCGCCGTCACCTCCAGCTCCGGCCTCCTGTCTCTGTCCAGCATCCTCGCATCTCACGCACACCTGGCCAAGGAGGACAGGAGCTCCCGCGACGGGGCCGAGGGCCACCGCGAGGACGACGCAGACAAATCCAACTAG
- the chico gene encoding chico isoform X1, with the protein MMFPQARHSASSQSTQPLKFTTSDSCDRIKDEFQFLQAQYHSLKMECDKLASEKSEMQRHYIMYYEMSYGLNMEMHKQAEIVKRLNGICAQVLPYLSQEHQQQVLGAIERAKQVTPPEMNSIIRQQLQVHQLSQLQGLALPMTPLPLGLTPPTMPAVTSSSGLLSLSSILASHAHLAKEDRSSRDGAEGHREDDADKSN; encoded by the exons ATGATGTTTCCACAAGCCAGGCACTCG GCTTCGTCTCAGTCGACCCAGCCGCTCAAATTCACCACGTCGGACTCTTGTGATCGCATCAAAGATGAGTTTCAGTTCCTGCAGGCACAATATCACAG TCTGAAGATGGAATGTGATAAACTGGCGAGTGAGAAATCTGAAATGCAGCGTCATTACATAATG TATTATGAGATGTCATACGGACTCAACATGGAAATGCACAAACAG GCGGAGATTGTGAAGAGATTGAATGGAATCTGTGCTCAGGTGTTGCCTTACCTGTCTCAAGAG caccaGCAGCAGGTCCTGGGGGCGATTGAGCGAGCCAAACAGGTCACCCCTCCTGAGATGAACTCTATTATTCGA CAGCAGCTTCAGGTTCACCAGCTCTCTCAGCTTCAGGGTTTGGCGTTACCCATGACCCCTCTGCCCCTGGGCTTGACTCCGCCCACCATGCCCGCCGTCACCTCCAGCTCCGGCCTCCTGTCTCTGTCCAGCATCCTCGCATCTCACGCACACCTGGCCAAGGAGGACAGGAGCTCCCGCGACGGGGCCGAGGGCCACCGCGAGGACGACGCAGACAAATCCAACTAG